One Campylobacteraceae bacterium DNA window includes the following coding sequences:
- the clpA gene encoding ATP-dependent Clp protease ATP-binding subunit ClpA, whose protein sequence is MISNELRTIFGQAVSYAKDSKHEYLTVEHIFLMLLSDEFIKSLFVDLGLDTNNISNEVKKHLEHNTPVLPEGINDEPIETVSLTTVIEHMVAHTQGSGKRVANVEDMLVAILKDEKSYATYKLKTLGIEKVDILEEISHTENSPSAEEENEEDNENEVLQNNAVELVALASNGEIDPVIARENEINRVIQILARRKKNNPLLIGEPGVGKTAIAEGLALEIANKNVPSILLDAKIFSLDMGSMLAGTKYRGDFEKKLKSLLTEISKIPNAILFIDEIHTIVGAGSVGGSAMDASNILKPLLANGKLRCIGATTFAEYRNDFSKDKALSRRFAKVDVDEPSIKDSISILNGIKSKYEEFHNVKYNYQAIKNAVELSKKFINDRYLPDCAIDVIDEVAATKKLSFDAKDRKQVLTITAKDVENTVALMANVPPKTATKSDLTLLRNLEKNMKKRVFGQDESISKIVEAIKVNRAGLSGENHPVGSFLFTGPTGVGKTEVAKELSLQLGVHFERFDMSEYMEAHTISRLIGAPAGYVGFEKGGLLTEAIRKHPHCVLLLDEIEKAHPDLMSILLQVMDNAKLTDNNGNISSFTNVVLIMTSNLGTKEAPVMGFNKDENSNQDKSIKKFFAPEFRNRLDCVVKFKSLSMEVVALVAGKFIDEVQNQLSDKNIKINISKNAKLQLAILGYDEQMGARPLGRVIADKIKSVLTDEILFGKLKKGGIVSIAYKDDAFTFDYSKE, encoded by the coding sequence ATGATTTCAAATGAACTAAGAACAATCTTTGGTCAAGCAGTATCCTATGCTAAAGACTCTAAACACGAGTATTTAACGGTTGAGCATATTTTTTTAATGTTATTAAGTGATGAATTTATTAAATCTTTATTTGTAGATTTAGGTTTAGATACAAATAATATTAGCAATGAAGTAAAAAAACACTTAGAGCATAATACTCCTGTTTTACCAGAGGGCATAAATGATGAGCCAATAGAAACAGTTAGTTTAACAACAGTAATAGAACATATGGTAGCCCATACCCAAGGTTCAGGAAAAAGAGTTGCAAATGTTGAAGATATGTTAGTAGCTATTTTAAAAGATGAAAAATCTTATGCTACGTATAAACTAAAAACCTTGGGCATTGAAAAAGTAGATATTTTGGAAGAAATATCACATACAGAGAACTCTCCTTCTGCTGAGGAAGAAAATGAAGAAGACAATGAGAATGAAGTTTTACAAAACAATGCAGTTGAATTAGTAGCTTTAGCGTCAAATGGTGAAATTGATCCTGTGATTGCAAGAGAAAATGAGATTAACAGAGTTATTCAAATTTTAGCACGTAGAAAAAAGAACAATCCTTTATTAATTGGGGAACCAGGTGTTGGTAAAACGGCTATTGCAGAAGGGCTTGCTTTAGAAATTGCTAATAAAAATGTACCTTCTATTTTATTAGATGCAAAAATATTTTCTCTTGATATGGGTTCTATGTTAGCTGGAACTAAATACAGAGGTGATTTTGAAAAAAAATTAAAATCTTTATTGACTGAAATATCTAAAATTCCTAATGCTATTTTATTTATTGATGAAATTCATACTATTGTAGGTGCTGGAAGTGTAGGGGGCTCTGCTATGGATGCTTCTAATATATTAAAACCTCTTTTAGCCAATGGTAAACTTAGATGTATAGGAGCTACTACTTTTGCAGAATACAGAAATGATTTTTCAAAAGACAAAGCTTTGAGCAGAAGATTTGCAAAAGTGGATGTAGATGAACCAAGTATCAAAGACAGTATTTCTATTTTAAATGGTATTAAATCTAAGTACGAAGAATTCCATAATGTAAAATACAATTATCAAGCCATTAAAAATGCAGTTGAATTAAGCAAAAAATTTATTAATGACAGATATTTACCCGATTGTGCTATTGATGTTATTGATGAAGTAGCAGCTACAAAAAAACTTTCTTTTGATGCAAAAGATCGAAAACAAGTATTGACAATTACAGCAAAAGATGTTGAAAATACTGTTGCGTTAATGGCTAATGTTCCTCCTAAAACAGCTACAAAATCTGATTTGACACTTTTACGTAATCTTGAAAAAAATATGAAAAAAAGAGTTTTTGGACAAGATGAATCTATTTCTAAAATTGTAGAAGCTATAAAAGTAAACAGGGCTGGTTTAAGTGGAGAGAATCATCCTGTTGGTTCTTTTTTATTCACAGGGCCTACTGGTGTTGGTAAAACTGAAGTTGCAAAAGAACTGTCTTTACAATTAGGTGTACATTTTGAACGTTTTGATATGAGTGAATATATGGAAGCACATACGATTTCAAGACTTATTGGAGCACCTGCTGGTTATGTTGGATTTGAAAAAGGTGGTTTATTAACTGAAGCTATTAGAAAACACCCACATTGTGTTTTATTATTAGATGAAATCGAAAAAGCACATCCTGATTTAATGTCTATTTTACTGCAAGTAATGGACAATGCAAAACTTACTGATAATAATGGGAATATTTCTTCTTTTACGAATGTTGTATTGATTATGACATCAAACTTAGGTACAAAAGAAGCTCCTGTTATGGGATTTAATAAAGATGAAAATTCCAATCAAGACAAGTCCATTAAAAAATTCTTTGCGCCTGAGTTTAGAAATCGATTGGATTGTGTTGTTAAGTTTAAATCTCTTAGTATGGAAGTTGTTGCTTTAGTTGCTGGAAAATTTATTGATGAGGTACAAAATCAATTAAGCGATAAAAACATCAAAATTAATATTTCAAAAAATGCAAAACTTCAATTAGCAATCTTAGGTTATGATGAACAAATGGGGGCAAGACCTTTAGGAAGAGTTATTGCTGATAAAATAAAATCAGTATTAACAGATGAGATTTTATTTGGTAAACTCAAAAAAGGCGGTATTGTTAGTATTGCTTACAAAGACGACGCTTTTACGTTTGATTACAGTAAAGAATAA
- the clpS gene encoding ATP-dependent Clp protease adapter ClpS, with the protein MAHEIEFELQDSTEVEEPKKYKVLLLNDDYSTMDFVIDVLTKVFRKTNDESTNIMLNIHNHGKDICGVYTHEISATKVAQVKTMARDNGFPLKAVMEEE; encoded by the coding sequence GTGGCACACGAAATAGAGTTTGAATTACAAGATAGTACAGAAGTTGAAGAACCTAAAAAATATAAAGTTTTATTGTTAAATGATGATTATTCAACTATGGATTTTGTTATTGATGTTTTAACAAAAGTATTTCGTAAAACAAACGATGAATCAACGAATATTATGTTAAACATTCATAATCATGGAAAAGATATTTGTGGGGTTTATACTCATGAAATATCTGCTACAAAAGTTGCACAAGTAAAAACAATGGCAAGAGATAATGGGTTTCCTTTAAAAGCTGTCATGGAAGAAGAATAA
- the bioD gene encoding dethiobiotin synthase, which produces MIKEKKPLEKKSLFITATNTDIGKTYASEKFLRYYHSKGFKVGYFKPIETGVKDAPLDGTKMLALTKELNPDFKVGIDDIVPYQFTLAAAPYVAKKDKKISLSYLKEKRDYLFKFCDFLIIEGAGGLMVPIEKDFYIIDLIKAFNVPTALIASSKLGGINDTLLSCMALKTYEISYECYINVFLDKDSFMEVSYPFYKECKTNIKFLKDITF; this is translated from the coding sequence ATGATTAAAGAAAAAAAGCCTTTAGAGAAAAAAAGTTTATTTATTACAGCAACCAATACAGATATAGGTAAAACCTATGCCTCTGAGAAGTTTTTAAGATACTACCATTCCAAAGGTTTTAAAGTAGGATATTTTAAACCCATTGAAACAGGAGTAAAGGATGCGCCCCTAGATGGAACAAAAATGCTTGCACTTACAAAAGAGCTAAACCCTGATTTTAAGGTGGGTATAGATGATATAGTCCCTTATCAATTTACTTTAGCAGCAGCACCTTATGTAGCGAAAAAAGACAAAAAAATTTCTTTATCCTATTTAAAAGAAAAAAGGGATTACCTTTTTAAGTTCTGTGATTTTTTAATTATTGAAGGTGCAGGAGGATTAATGGTTCCTATTGAAAAAGATTTTTATATTATTGATTTAATAAAAGCCTTTAATGTACCAACAGCACTTATTGCTTCAAGTAAATTAGGAGGAATTAATGATACTTTATTGTCTTGTATGGCATTAAAGACTTATGAAATCTCTTATGAGTGTTATATCAATGTTTTTCTTGATAAAGATTCTTTTATGGAAGTCTCTTATCCTTTTTATAAAGAATGCAAAACAAATATCAAGTTTCTAAAAGACATAACATTTTAG
- a CDS encoding MFS transporter, which translates to MKSLFLQFYKKYWCVLNYLSLLKQYPLIRKLSVLQFIAYFGAWFSSVAIYTMLVDFSSSAFVISMVTVMHLLPAVVIAPFSGVIIDKFKIKNLLFSLLLIELCMTLLLLLIDEPSQIWLLMVIVFIRMTAASIFFSAEMSLLPKLVRGIALQKANEIHSIIWSFTYAVGMGLSGLVVNYFGIKTAIILDASVFVIALVYFSGIDFKIEVEEHKEKFFAMIKDGLLYIKKSKMVIHLIILHASVGLTSFDTLITLLAKNEYKYVIAVPLALGISNAVRALALMIGPFFISKYLNKESLVYLFIFQGSAIILWAVFQNNFYFSLVTLFFVGLCTTSIWSYTYALLQEKVERKYLGRVISYNDMVFMLSNVCTTLFVGLMSSYLSLQIISGILGAMFFVVAYYYKFLVKHL; encoded by the coding sequence ATGAAGTCGCTTTTTCTGCAATTTTACAAGAAGTATTGGTGCGTCTTGAACTACCTTAGTTTATTAAAACAATACCCTTTAATTAGAAAACTGTCTGTTTTACAATTTATTGCATATTTTGGTGCTTGGTTTTCTTCGGTTGCAATATATACAATGTTGGTTGATTTTTCTTCTTCTGCTTTTGTAATTTCTATGGTAACAGTGATGCATCTTTTACCAGCTGTTGTGATTGCACCTTTTTCTGGGGTAATTATAGATAAGTTTAAAATTAAGAATCTTTTATTTTCACTTTTACTTATTGAATTGTGTATGACTTTATTGCTCTTATTGATTGATGAACCCTCACAAATTTGGCTTTTAATGGTAATAGTTTTTATTAGAATGACTGCTGCTTCTATTTTCTTTTCAGCAGAAATGTCTTTATTGCCAAAATTAGTAAGAGGCATTGCTTTACAAAAAGCAAATGAAATCCATTCTATTATTTGGTCTTTTACTTATGCTGTAGGAATGGGATTAAGCGGTTTAGTGGTTAATTATTTTGGTATTAAAACAGCTATTATCTTGGATGCCAGTGTTTTTGTTATTGCTTTAGTTTATTTTTCTGGCATTGATTTTAAAATCGAAGTCGAAGAACACAAGGAAAAATTCTTTGCTATGATAAAAGACGGTCTTTTATATATCAAAAAATCAAAAATGGTAATACACCTAATTATTCTACATGCAAGTGTTGGTTTAACTTCTTTTGATACGCTAATTACTTTGTTGGCTAAAAATGAATATAAATATGTAATTGCTGTTCCTTTGGCGCTTGGAATATCAAATGCGGTACGAGCACTTGCTTTAATGATAGGCCCTTTTTTCATAAGTAAGTACTTAAACAAAGAATCTTTGGTCTATTTATTTATTTTTCAAGGATCTGCTATTATTTTGTGGGCAGTATTTCAAAACAATTTTTATTTTTCTTTAGTGACACTGTTTTTTGTAGGACTGTGCACTACAAGTATTTGGTCTTATACGTATGCTCTCTTACAAGAAAAAGTTGAAAGAAAATATTTAGGCAGAGTTATTTCTTACAATGATATGGTATTTATGTTAAGCAATGTTTGCACCACTTTGTTTGTAGGACTTATGTCCTCTTATCTTTCTTTGCAAATAATCTCAGGTATTTTAGGTGCAATGTTTTTTGTAGTTGCTTATTATTATAAATTTTTAGTAAAACATCTCTAA
- a CDS encoding molybdopterin-dependent oxidoreductase — protein sequence MNSNNSIACPLDCFDTCEASYNDGKIKASASHVPTNKKLCVNFAKLLKEETFSSAFYDKNAISLKSALNILVEKLKSTKASKTLYYKGSGNLGVLQSYPKTFFAKYGSVFTQGGLCDNIGSHALETSRGGANINPPLDYLINADVIICWGRNFTVTSSHMYKLVKDKIFITIDPMTTPIAKKSELHLQIKPKTDHELALLLTQMIYLNNIEDKEFINEHEGHKFYELACKRSIDSYIKTLDLKIEDIHSFINLIKGKKIALMLGLGAQKYYEGASIFRSIDSFAASMGLHNTSRSAGGVWYLADGSYGYEKQLIANPKKRVDISCIDYSAYDLVFIQAGNVLVSNPNTFKIKEALKNTFVVFFGTSKNESSEYANLIIPASTFLEKKDVRLSYGHEYKSVSYVHEYNNEKISEYNLCKYLFDAFDYEGLKEEDDVFNYYKNAKAKSFEIKNYNFIKHFNIKNLYEIKKENEYFFITSKAKNSLNSQFAKDENVYLHPNNIYASAKRIKLLSLYGSAEFSVVLSPDIREDCVLCYSGNKYANYLTPSLSDEVAFSAILQEVLVRLELP from the coding sequence TTGAATTCAAATAATAGTATTGCTTGCCCCTTAGATTGTTTTGATACCTGTGAGGCAAGTTATAATGATGGAAAAATAAAAGCAAGTGCAAGTCATGTTCCTACGAATAAAAAACTGTGCGTTAATTTTGCCAAGCTTTTAAAAGAAGAAACTTTTTCTTCTGCATTTTATGATAAAAATGCAATTTCTTTAAAAAGTGCTTTAAACATACTTGTTGAAAAACTAAAGAGCACTAAAGCTTCTAAAACTTTATATTATAAAGGAAGTGGAAATTTAGGTGTGCTGCAGTCTTATCCTAAGACCTTTTTTGCTAAATATGGTTCTGTTTTCACACAAGGTGGTTTATGTGATAATATTGGCTCTCATGCTCTTGAAACATCAAGAGGAGGTGCTAATATAAATCCTCCTTTAGATTATTTGATAAATGCAGATGTAATTATATGCTGGGGAAGAAATTTTACTGTTACTTCTTCTCATATGTACAAACTTGTAAAAGATAAGATTTTTATTACAATAGATCCTATGACAACTCCAATAGCTAAAAAATCAGAATTACACTTACAAATTAAACCAAAAACAGATCATGAATTGGCTTTATTATTAACTCAAATGATTTATCTTAATAACATAGAAGACAAAGAATTTATTAATGAACATGAAGGGCATAAGTTTTATGAACTTGCTTGTAAACGTAGTATTGATTCTTATATTAAAACGCTTGATTTAAAGATTGAAGATATTCATAGTTTTATTAATCTCATTAAAGGCAAAAAAATTGCATTAATGTTGGGGTTAGGGGCTCAAAAATACTATGAAGGTGCTTCTATTTTTAGAAGTATTGATTCTTTTGCTGCAAGTATGGGTCTGCACAATACTAGCAGAAGTGCAGGGGGTGTATGGTATTTAGCTGATGGCTCTTATGGTTATGAAAAACAATTAATCGCAAACCCAAAAAAACGAGTTGATATTTCATGTATTGATTACAGTGCTTATGATCTTGTATTTATACAAGCAGGAAACGTATTAGTTTCTAATCCCAATACTTTTAAAATCAAAGAAGCACTTAAAAATACCTTTGTCGTATTTTTTGGAACAAGTAAAAATGAAAGCAGTGAATATGCCAATTTAATTATTCCCGCTTCTACATTTTTAGAAAAAAAAGATGTGCGTTTATCTTATGGGCATGAGTATAAAAGTGTTTCTTATGTACATGAATACAATAATGAAAAAATTTCTGAATACAACTTATGTAAATATTTATTTGATGCTTTTGATTATGAGGGATTAAAAGAAGAAGATGATGTTTTTAACTATTATAAAAATGCAAAAGCTAAAAGCTTTGAGATAAAAAACTATAATTTTATTAAGCATTTTAACATTAAAAATCTTTATGAAATAAAAAAAGAAAATGAATATTTTTTTATCACTTCTAAAGCAAAAAATTCATTAAATTCACAATTTGCTAAGGATGAGAATGTTTATCTTCATCCCAATAATATTTATGCAAGTGCAAAAAGAATAAAACTTCTTTCTTTATACGGCAGTGCAGAATTTTCTGTTGTTTTAAGTCCTGATATAAGAGAAGATTGTGTTTTGTGTTATTCTGGCAATAAATATGCCAACTATTTAACGCCTTCTTTGAGTGATGAAGTCGCTTTTTCTGCAATTTTACAAGAAGTATTGGTGCGTCTTGAACTACCTTAG
- a CDS encoding BatD family protein → MLTLFKVGILLVFFFTSALSNITLSSKNTFYENEAFIVNYEVIAQEIVFPSITKIASYDVQNTSKQSSYSNINGRISKKQIRQFLIYPQNDFIIPSFAFVLDGKTVYSKEKKIRKQKIIKTKNNNFDLSIKLSKKDLYLGEDALLILVFKYRKNSQILDSSLETPRFDNFWFKQLSSSPQYEEGPYIVQEIPFLIFPQKVGQIIIPSLKVNLQILDTNNTFSLFANESKQLNIYSNSLSINVKALPKGIALIGEFSISSSINKNKLKENEALSYQIKIEGYGNIDDLEDITFNIKNTTVFQNKADVKKEFISGRYQVSYSKTFSFLSSNDFIIPSYSLRYFDKKSKSIKEIKTKEYQVYVNKVKNKSILQKQKIIKKTQYKNSENILLSRGIFFILGIFFAVLIFSLFKFVTIKNKKTIESSLSKKIKNSSSKKLLLNILAVYILKFPLLDEYIYKLEKCEEKEYQSIKKDILILIKKLEKKGKL, encoded by the coding sequence ATGTTAACATTGTTTAAAGTAGGCATTTTATTAGTATTCTTTTTTACAAGTGCTCTTTCAAATATAACGCTTAGTTCAAAAAATACGTTTTATGAGAATGAAGCTTTTATCGTTAATTATGAAGTAATTGCACAGGAAATTGTTTTTCCAAGTATTACAAAAATTGCTTCATATGATGTGCAAAATACTTCAAAACAATCAAGTTATTCTAATATCAACGGTAGAATAAGTAAAAAGCAAATTCGTCAATTTTTAATTTATCCTCAAAATGATTTTATAATTCCTTCTTTCGCTTTTGTTCTTGATGGAAAAACGGTGTATTCAAAAGAAAAAAAAATAAGAAAACAAAAAATTATTAAAACAAAAAACAATAATTTTGATTTAAGTATAAAACTATCAAAAAAAGATTTGTATTTAGGCGAAGATGCACTTTTAATCCTTGTTTTTAAATACAGAAAAAATTCCCAAATACTTGATTCTTCTTTAGAAACACCTCGTTTTGATAATTTCTGGTTTAAACAATTGTCTTCTTCTCCACAATATGAAGAGGGTCCTTATATTGTTCAAGAAATACCATTTTTGATTTTTCCTCAAAAAGTGGGACAAATAATTATTCCTTCTCTAAAAGTAAACTTACAAATTCTTGATACAAATAATACCTTCTCATTATTTGCTAATGAAAGTAAACAGCTCAATATTTACTCAAATTCTCTTAGTATTAATGTTAAAGCATTACCCAAAGGTATTGCTTTAATAGGTGAATTCTCAATTAGTTCTAGTATTAATAAAAATAAATTAAAAGAAAATGAAGCTCTTTCTTACCAAATTAAAATAGAGGGTTATGGAAATATTGATGATCTTGAAGATATTACTTTTAATATTAAAAATACTACTGTTTTCCAGAATAAAGCAGATGTAAAAAAAGAATTTATAAGTGGAAGATATCAGGTGTCTTATTCTAAAACTTTTTCTTTTCTCTCCTCTAATGATTTTATTATTCCTTCTTATTCCTTACGTTATTTTGATAAAAAAAGCAAAAGTATAAAAGAAATCAAAACAAAAGAATATCAAGTTTATGTGAATAAAGTGAAAAATAAAAGTATTTTACAAAAACAAAAAATAATAAAAAAGACTCAGTATAAAAATAGTGAGAATATTTTATTAAGTAGAGGTATTTTTTTCATTCTTGGTATCTTCTTTGCTGTATTAATCTTTAGTTTATTTAAATTTGTTACAATTAAAAATAAAAAAACCATAGAATCTAGTCTGTCCAAAAAAATAAAGAACTCTTCTTCAAAAAAACTCTTATTAAATATTTTGGCGGTATATATTTTAAAATTTCCATTGTTAGATGAATATATATACAAGCTCGAAAAATGTGAAGAAAAAGAGTATCAAAGTATCAAAAAAGATATTTTGATACTAATAAAAAAATTAGAAAAAAAAGGTAAATTATGA
- the flhA gene encoding flagellar biosynthesis protein FlhA produces the protein MGFKKFFSKDLIVVALFIAILTIIIVPLPKMILDFFLVISLSLSLLILLISLYIQKPSDLTTFPTLILIFALFRLSLNIATTRSILSEGHKGPDAVSDIIAAFGEFVVGGNMVIGIIIFIILVLINFMVVTKGATRVAEVTARFTLDSMPGKQMAIDADLNAGFIDDIEAQKRRRALISESTFYGAMDGSSKFVKGDAVAGIIITFVNLIGGLLIGFFQHDLSISESAEIYTILTIGDGLVAQLPALILSTATAIIITRSNMDEERFADQTINQLVKDSKALILVGFCMMLFGLLPGFPIGVLMSLGFMMIGLGIIIAMVENNSDNAVTRFFKQRKVEPGRRGSAAEVSQKKQQAQANKPSEKELIDTIMKMEVLELKLGIRLLKLVQGNSELLDKIRGIRKTIASELGFIIPQIRISDDSSLNPNEYKLHLKRIPISVGRVEIDRFLAMGGDPKANLKGLKVKEPVFGLDAVWIDEVSKEEALMKGFTVVDAPTIISTHLSELIKQHAEDILTRQDIVDMVDALKADFPIVVEEAMKVTSYGILLKVCKDLLHENIPIIDMLTVVEAIADIAEFTKAPDVLLEHVRAKLFRLITQRFKGNDGVLHIITLKPEIEQSFVSKLQEQHGVTQLMLSIGEINSLVTKTKELIENLEQKGFAKVSLVVEPTLRKRVSDIYEKFGLDVAVLSHAELDSKANFAIEGTLEF, from the coding sequence ATGGGTTTTAAAAAGTTTTTTTCAAAAGATTTAATTGTTGTTGCACTTTTTATTGCAATATTAACTATTATTATAGTGCCTTTACCGAAGATGATTCTGGATTTTTTTCTGGTCATCTCTTTGTCTTTATCTTTATTAATTTTATTAATATCTCTTTATATCCAAAAACCCTCTGATTTAACTACTTTTCCTACGCTGATACTTATTTTTGCGCTGTTCAGATTGTCTTTAAATATAGCTACTACACGTTCTATTTTAAGTGAAGGACATAAGGGTCCGGATGCTGTATCTGATATTATTGCTGCTTTTGGTGAGTTTGTAGTTGGTGGTAATATGGTAATTGGTATTATTATCTTTATTATTTTAGTATTAATAAATTTCATGGTTGTAACAAAAGGTGCTACAAGAGTTGCTGAAGTAACTGCTAGATTTACACTTGATTCTATGCCTGGAAAACAAATGGCTATTGATGCGGATTTAAATGCTGGTTTTATTGATGATATAGAAGCCCAAAAACGAAGACGTGCGCTTATTTCTGAATCTACTTTTTATGGAGCTATGGATGGATCTTCTAAGTTTGTAAAAGGGGATGCGGTTGCTGGTATCATTATTACTTTTGTGAATTTAATTGGTGGTTTATTAATTGGTTTTTTTCAACACGATTTAAGCATAAGTGAAAGTGCTGAAATTTATACTATTTTAACCATTGGAGATGGATTAGTAGCACAACTTCCTGCTTTGATTTTATCAACTGCAACAGCTATTATTATTACACGCTCAAATATGGATGAAGAACGTTTTGCGGATCAAACCATTAATCAATTGGTTAAAGACTCAAAAGCGTTAATTCTTGTTGGTTTTTGTATGATGTTATTTGGTTTATTACCTGGTTTTCCTATTGGTGTATTGATGTCTTTAGGTTTTATGATGATTGGCTTAGGAATTATCATTGCTATGGTAGAAAACAACAGTGATAATGCTGTAACCAGGTTTTTTAAACAAAGAAAAGTAGAACCAGGACGTAGAGGTTCTGCTGCTGAAGTTTCTCAAAAGAAACAACAAGCACAAGCCAATAAACCAAGTGAAAAAGAACTTATTGATACTATTATGAAAATGGAAGTTTTAGAATTAAAACTGGGAATTCGTTTATTAAAACTGGTCCAAGGTAATTCAGAATTATTAGATAAAATCAGAGGAATTCGTAAAACAATAGCCAGTGAGCTTGGTTTTATTATCCCACAAATTAGAATTTCAGATGATTCTTCTTTAAACCCCAATGAGTATAAATTGCATTTAAAGCGAATTCCAATATCTGTAGGACGTGTCGAGATTGATCGTTTTTTAGCAATGGGTGGAGATCCTAAAGCCAATTTAAAAGGTTTAAAAGTTAAAGAACCTGTTTTTGGTTTGGATGCTGTGTGGATTGATGAAGTGTCAAAAGAAGAAGCTTTAATGAAGGGGTTTACTGTTGTTGATGCTCCTACTATTATCTCTACTCATTTATCTGAATTAATTAAACAACATGCAGAAGATATTCTTACACGACAAGATATTGTTGATATGGTAGATGCTTTGAAAGCGGATTTTCCTATTGTTGTAGAAGAAGCTATGAAAGTAACTTCTTATGGAATATTATTAAAAGTGTGTAAAGATTTATTGCATGAAAATATTCCAATTATTGATATGTTAACTGTTGTTGAAGCTATTGCTGATATTGCTGAGTTTACTAAAGCACCGGATGTATTATTAGAACATGTACGCGCTAAATTGTTTAGATTAATTACTCAAAGATTTAAAGGTAATGATGGCGTTTTACATATTATTACACTAAAACCTGAGATTGAGCAAAGTTTTGTATCAAAATTACAAGAACAGCATGGAGTGACTCAGCTAATGTTATCCATTGGTGAAATTAATTCCCTTGTTACTAAAACCAAAGAGTTAATTGAAAACCTTGAGCAAAAAGGTTTTGCAAAAGTCTCTTTAGTGGTTGAACCTACTTTACGTAAAAGAGTATCTGATATATATGAAAAATTTGGTTTAGATGTGGCTGTTTTATCTCATGCTGAATTGGATTCTAAAGCAAACTTTGCAATTGAAGGCACCTTGGAGTTTTAA